The Shinella zoogloeoides genome includes a region encoding these proteins:
- a CDS encoding SDR family oxidoreductase, with the protein MSTQLFDLTGKRALVTGSSQGIGLALARGLAAAGAEIVLNGRDAAKLAATARDLGAGHTLAFDATDHAAVREAIDAFEAKVGAIDILVNNAGMQHRTPLEDFPEDAFERLLKTNISTVFNVGQAVARHMIGRGGGKIINIASVQTALARPGIAPYTATKGAVGNLTKGMATDWAKYGLQCNAIAPGYFDTPLNAALVADPAFSEWLEKRTPAGRWGRVEELVGACVFLASDASSFVNGHVLYVDGGITASL; encoded by the coding sequence ATGAGTACTCAACTGTTCGATCTGACGGGCAAGCGCGCGCTCGTCACCGGCTCCTCGCAGGGCATCGGCCTTGCGCTTGCAAGGGGGCTCGCCGCCGCAGGTGCGGAAATCGTCCTCAACGGCCGCGACGCGGCCAAGCTCGCCGCTACGGCGCGGGACCTTGGCGCCGGGCACACGCTCGCCTTCGACGCGACGGATCACGCGGCCGTGCGCGAGGCCATCGATGCGTTCGAGGCAAAGGTCGGGGCCATCGACATCCTCGTCAACAATGCCGGCATGCAGCACCGCACCCCGCTGGAAGATTTTCCGGAAGACGCCTTCGAGCGCCTCCTGAAGACCAACATCTCGACGGTCTTCAATGTCGGCCAGGCCGTCGCCCGCCATATGATCGGCCGCGGCGGCGGCAAGATCATCAACATCGCCAGCGTCCAGACCGCGCTCGCCCGTCCGGGCATTGCGCCCTATACCGCGACCAAGGGCGCCGTCGGCAACCTCACGAAGGGCATGGCCACGGACTGGGCGAAATACGGCCTGCAATGCAACGCCATCGCGCCGGGCTATTTCGATACGCCGCTGAATGCCGCGCTGGTCGCCGATCCGGCGTTTTCCGAGTGGTTGGAGAAGCGCACGCCCGCCGGTCGCTGGGGAAGAGTGGAGGAGCTTGTCGGCGCCTGCGTCTTCCTTGCCTCTGATGCATCCTCCTTCGTCAACGGGCACGTGCTCTATGTCGACGGCGGCATCACGGCGTCGCTTTGA